One genomic window of Eptesicus fuscus isolate TK198812 chromosome 6, DD_ASM_mEF_20220401, whole genome shotgun sequence includes the following:
- the MED26 gene encoding mediator of RNA polymerase II transcription subunit 26 yields MTAAPSSPQQIRDRLLQAIDPQSNIRNMVAVLEVISSLEKYPITKEALEETRLGKLINDVRKKTKNEELAKRAKKLLRNWQKLIEPVHQNEAVLRGLAGTPGSANGGAHNCRQEAGVAGAPKSIHDLKNRNDIQRLPGLRLDRLGSRKRRGDQRDLGHPGPPPKVSKVSHDSLVPNSSPLPTNGIGGSPESFPGPLDSGRHVGPEGSCLEPGENDKHSVKIPINAVRPHTSSPGLSKPSGPCLQSKAAVLQQLDRADETSGPPHPKGPPRCSFSPRNSRHEGSFARQRSPYSPKGSVPSPLPRPQSLDVTQVPSPLPLAQPSTPPVRRLELLPRAESPVHWLEQPEGHQRLAGPVCKAGLPPAEPILPRAGFSPDSSRADSDAASSGGSDSKKKKRYRPRDYTVNLGGQVAEAGVKPVRLKERKLTFDPMTRQIKPLTQKEPVRADSPVHTEQPRTELDKPEAKTSLQSPFEQTNWKELSRNEIIQSYLSRQSSLLSSSGAQTPGAHHFMSEYLKQEESTRRGARTPHVLLPPGPSTDLPGLSRQVTQNDLDRIQAHQWPGVNGCQDTQGNWYDWTQCISLDPHGDDGRLNILPYVCLD; encoded by the exons GAG GAGACGCGACTTGGGAAACTCATCAATGACGTCCGCAAGAAGACCAAGAATGAAGAGCTCGCCAAGCGGGCCAAGAAGCTGCTGCGGAACTGGCAGAAGCTCATCGAGCCTGTGCACCAGAATGAGGCAGTGCTGCGGGGGCTGGCAGGTACCCCTGGCTCTGCTAACGGGGGTGCCCACAACTGCCGGCAAGAGGCGGGGGTGGCCGGCGCACCCAAGAGCATCCATGACCTGAAGAACCGCAATGACATCCAGAGACTGCCCGGGCTGCGGCTGGACAGACTTGGCAGTCGCAAGCGCCGGGGGGACCAGCGTGACCTGGGCCACCCTGGGCCACCTCCCAAAGTCTCCAAAGTAAGCCATGACTCCCTGGTTCCCAACTCATCACCTCTCCCCACCAATGGTATAGGTGGGAGCCCCGAGAGCTTCCCGGGTCCCCTGGACAGTGGCAGGCACGTGGGCCCTGAGGGCAGCTGCCTGGAGCCGGGCGAGAATGACAAGCACAGTGTCAAGATCCCCATCAATGCTGTGAGGCCGCACACCAGCTCCCCAGGTCTGAGCAAGCCCTCCGGGCCCTGCTTGCAAAGCAAGGCTGCAGTGCTACAGCAGCTGGACAGGGCGGACGAGACCTcgggacctccccaccccaaagGGCCGCCTCGCTGCTCCTTCAGTCCCCGGAACTCACGGCACGAGGGCTCCTTTGCCCGGCAGCGGAGCCCATACTCACCCAAGGGCTCTGTACCCAGTCCCTTGCCTCGGCCCCAGTCACTCGATGTCACGCAGGTGCCATCACCGCTGCCACTTGCCCAGCCATCCACACCCCCTGTGCGGCGGCTAGAGCTGTTGCCCAGGGCTGAGAGCCCAGTGCACTGGCTAGAGCAGCCTGAGGGCCACCAGCGCCTGGCAGGGCCGGTCTGCAAGGCAGGGCTGCCACCAGCGGAGCCCATTCTACCCCGTGCTGGCTTCTCCCCAGACTCCTCTAGGGCGGACAGCGATGCAGCCTCCTCCGGTGGCTCAGACAGCAAAAAGAAGAAGAGGTACCGGCCTCGTGACTACACCGTGAACTTGGGCGGCCAAGTGGCCGAGGCAGGCGTCAAGCCTGTGCGGTTAAAAGAGCGGAAGCTCACCTTTGACCCCATGACAAGACAGATCAAACCTCTGACCCAGAAAGAGCCAGTGCGGGCCGACAGCCCTGTGCACACGGAGCAACCCAGGACAGAGCTGGACAAACCTGAGGCCAAGACCAGCCTCCAAAGCCCCTTTGAGCAGACGAACTGGAAGGAGCTGTCACGCAATGAGATCATTCAGTCCTACCTAAGCCGGCAGAGCAGCTTGCTCTCATCTTCTGGCGCACAGACCCCAGGGGCCCACCACTTCATGTCCGAGTACCTGAAACAGGAGGAGAGCACCCGGCGTGGGGCCAGGACGCCACACGTGCTACTGCCTCCAGGCCCATCCACCGACCTCCCGGGGCTAAGCCGCCAGGTCACGCAGAACGATCTGGACAGAATCCAAGCCCATCAGTGGCCAGGGGTGAATGGGTGTCAGGACACACAGGGTAACTGGTATGACTGGACGCAGTGCATATCACTTGATCCGCACGGCGACGACGGGCGATTGAACATTCTGCCTTATGTTTGCTTAGACTGA